A single genomic interval of Phycisphaerae bacterium harbors:
- a CDS encoding DinB family protein — MASAKEVILGQLQMSGWLLEQMTADLSDSEFFKPAVPGSNHIAWIVGHIAYSEDGLTAKITGQAPAFGEKFAGTFGGQSKCVPDASKYPPVSEIKSMFLTARGRAIEGLKMFDEKRWNDPSPEGMPREYFPTMGSVWQLQGTHAYWHIGQLTTCRVAMGKKRVLE, encoded by the coding sequence ATGGCTTCTGCGAAAGAAGTGATTCTCGGTCAGTTGCAAATGAGCGGTTGGCTGTTGGAGCAGATGACGGCTGACCTGTCGGATTCGGAATTCTTCAAACCCGCCGTGCCCGGCTCCAACCATATTGCGTGGATCGTCGGACACATTGCCTATTCCGAGGACGGTTTGACCGCCAAGATCACCGGGCAGGCGCCCGCATTTGGGGAGAAATTCGCCGGGACGTTCGGCGGTCAGTCCAAGTGCGTGCCGGACGCTTCGAAGTATCCACCGGTGAGCGAGATCAAGTCCATGTTCCTGACAGCGCGCGGCAGGGCCATCGAGGGGCTCAAGATGTTCGACGAGAAGCGCTGGAATGATCCGTCGCCGGAGGGTATGCCCCGCGAGTACTTCCCCACGATGGGCTCGGTGTGGCAGCTCCAGGGTACACATGCCTACTGGCACATCGGGCAGCTCACGACCTGCCGTGTCGCCATGGGCAAAAAGCGCGTGCTTGAATAG
- a CDS encoding tetratricopeptide repeat protein: MVPAVVLAALIMGAPTLRGTFVGGDDYRLVLNHVLVSRPSLAHAVELFRIVHRDLYQPLPLLSFSAEFAVAKVFGLFERGVDAGAWLFHLDNVLLHALNAVLAFLLIRRLASEEPRAETNHGEDRILSNGTASTPATGDYIAFVAALLFAVHPLQVEVVAWINGRMMLLSTLFALATLLALCRWMRTPSPLWSVLVPFFALCCAISKIRVELPLLMLLVPLAFRRRPRHGFWLIWAASTAITAAFTWINLQATDEAGMFEGAEKNLLGPGLARGLISLGWYFEHFVWPRGLASWYPAPGTVSWTEPLTLRAMLIVVPVLGFATWCVWKLRPAALGFAWFLAAIAATLQVVPTRNALAADRYMYLPIVGLVWVVGVVLLALYCRAAKRVQSAVLRIGVAVAGGIIVAASIAQSWHVASFYDNPVVKSRRIADLFPDAQHVWERAAWALYNVGNYQEAIDLARRELRHEDPRVRSEAHEAVGAALIKLGRFDEALSELGKGLELASDRGGPHYRLGWAYEEMGCIDEAIPYYEKAVEIAPLKNPWIVRLASLYRDRGRPADARRLYEQALRNNPYEVPAILGLAELDIAAGTPEKLAAAERSLLSLLDWYGDDPAAWANLGVIRARTGHVKEAIDAYQQALAIDPLNAVAAANLGQLYESMGNIRAAEQAYKAAEESPGITLDQAVVIHNFYLREGRPEEAVTMWDRIKQQLGSGTEAKAYANFARNLTTSMPRPFDPGKHDNVGVSEFPPELGPDTAKVNHPFEHASYAYYRLLQGAPRWAAKRADWLCESAGNASDGPAAKEQFLLAMGIAAARLPESPWPYCLAARVQLCGDDPKGAAPMIEICAQRCHDDECRDYADRLKKMLGEL, encoded by the coding sequence ATGGTGCCTGCGGTCGTGCTTGCGGCGCTGATCATGGGCGCGCCAACCCTGCGGGGGACGTTTGTCGGCGGCGATGACTACCGCCTTGTGCTCAACCACGTCCTGGTCAGCCGGCCGTCCCTGGCGCATGCCGTCGAGCTCTTCCGGATCGTCCATCGCGATTTATACCAGCCGCTACCGCTTTTGAGTTTTTCCGCGGAATTTGCCGTCGCCAAGGTGTTTGGTCTATTCGAGCGCGGCGTGGACGCCGGAGCTTGGTTGTTCCACCTGGACAATGTACTGCTGCACGCGTTAAACGCCGTGCTCGCTTTCCTGCTGATTCGCAGGCTGGCAAGCGAAGAGCCCCGCGCCGAAACGAACCACGGCGAAGATCGGATTCTCTCAAATGGTACTGCAAGTACCCCAGCCACAGGAGATTACATCGCGTTCGTGGCCGCCCTCCTGTTCGCAGTCCATCCGCTGCAGGTCGAGGTTGTCGCCTGGATTAACGGCCGGATGATGCTGCTCTCCACGCTGTTCGCACTGGCAACACTGCTGGCCCTTTGCCGCTGGATGCGGACACCCTCGCCCCTCTGGTCAGTACTGGTACCCTTCTTCGCCCTTTGTTGTGCAATCAGCAAGATCCGCGTTGAACTGCCACTGTTGATGCTCCTTGTTCCGCTTGCCTTTCGCCGCCGCCCCCGCCACGGATTCTGGTTGATTTGGGCCGCAAGCACGGCCATCACCGCTGCCTTCACGTGGATCAACCTCCAGGCAACCGACGAAGCCGGCATGTTCGAGGGCGCCGAAAAAAACCTGCTTGGGCCGGGACTCGCCCGGGGTCTCATCTCCCTAGGCTGGTACTTCGAACACTTCGTCTGGCCGCGGGGACTGGCGAGCTGGTATCCGGCACCCGGCACGGTGAGCTGGACCGAACCCCTGACGCTGCGCGCGATGTTGATCGTTGTACCCGTGCTGGGATTCGCCACCTGGTGCGTCTGGAAGCTCCGCCCCGCGGCGCTGGGATTCGCCTGGTTCTTGGCCGCGATCGCCGCCACGCTCCAAGTCGTCCCCACGCGCAACGCGCTGGCCGCGGACCGCTACATGTATCTTCCCATCGTCGGCCTCGTATGGGTCGTCGGGGTCGTCCTTTTGGCGCTGTACTGCCGGGCTGCGAAGCGAGTGCAGTCCGCAGTGCTGCGAATTGGCGTAGCAGTTGCCGGCGGGATTATCGTCGCGGCATCGATCGCCCAGAGCTGGCACGTAGCCTCATTCTACGACAATCCCGTTGTGAAAAGTCGGCGCATCGCCGACCTGTTCCCGGATGCCCAGCACGTTTGGGAGCGTGCCGCATGGGCCCTTTACAACGTAGGCAACTACCAAGAAGCCATCGATCTCGCCCGCCGGGAGCTTCGCCACGAGGATCCCCGTGTCCGCAGCGAAGCACATGAGGCCGTCGGTGCCGCACTGATCAAACTCGGGCGCTTCGACGAGGCGCTCTCAGAACTTGGCAAAGGACTCGAGCTGGCCTCGGATCGCGGCGGCCCCCACTATCGTCTGGGCTGGGCCTACGAAGAGATGGGATGTATCGACGAGGCGATCCCGTATTACGAGAAAGCGGTTGAGATCGCCCCCCTGAAGAATCCGTGGATCGTCCGCTTGGCATCACTCTATCGCGATCGAGGTCGCCCGGCCGACGCCCGTCGACTCTACGAGCAGGCCCTGCGAAACAATCCCTATGAGGTACCCGCCATCCTGGGGCTCGCTGAACTGGACATCGCCGCGGGAACGCCGGAGAAGCTCGCCGCGGCCGAGCGGAGCCTGCTGTCCTTGCTGGATTGGTACGGCGACGATCCGGCGGCCTGGGCGAATCTCGGCGTGATTCGCGCTCGAACCGGACACGTGAAAGAAGCCATTGACGCCTATCAGCAAGCGCTGGCCATCGATCCTCTCAATGCCGTCGCGGCCGCAAATCTCGGACAGCTTTACGAGTCGATGGGGAATATTCGCGCGGCCGAGCAGGCCTACAAGGCGGCTGAAGAAAGTCCAGGGATCACGCTGGACCAAGCCGTGGTGATCCACAATTTCTACCTCCGAGAAGGCCGGCCGGAAGAGGCGGTGACAATGTGGGACCGGATCAAGCAACAACTGGGATCCGGCACTGAAGCCAAAGCCTACGCCAACTTCGCCAGAAACCTGACGACTTCAATGCCGAGACCGTTCGATCCCGGTAAGCATGACAACGTCGGTGTTTCCGAGTTTCCCCCGGAACTCGGACCGGACACAGCGAAGGTGAACCACCCATTCGAACATGCTTCGTATGCTTACTACCGTCTCCTCCAAGGCGCCCCGCGGTGGGCTGCCAAACGGGCGGATTGGCTCTGCGAAAGTGCAGGAAATGCCAGCGACGGCCCCGCCGCCAAAGAGCAGTTCCTCCTGGCGATGGGCATCGCCGCCGCTCGGCTGCCCGAGAGCCCCTGGCCGTATTGCCTCGCGGCCCGCGTGCAGCTTTGCGGGGATGATCCCAAGGGTGCAGCCCCGATGATCGAGATTTGCGCGCAGCGCTGTCACGACGACGAGTGCCGGGACTACGCTGATCGACTCAAAAAGATGCTCGGTGAGCTGTGA
- the dnaE gene encoding DNA polymerase III subunit alpha: MTPPRFVHLHLHTHYSLLDGATRIEALMDRAKSLDMPAVAMTDHGNLFGAVEFYTAAHKAGIKPILGCEAYLTDRDRRMKEAREGKEAFHLLLLATNNEGYRNLLKLSSIGYTEGFYRKPRIDKAVLREFSAGLLCTSTCIGGEVPQAFLTRDGRVAEDLAKSYLEIFGPDRFFIELQDHGMSEQKTLNPELVDLAKRLGVGLIATNDVHYLDHGDVEAHDVLCCINTGKLVSDEERFRFPTDQFYFKTAEEMASLFPDRPEALANTLRVADMCNVELDLKSRHAPVFRVPDDIRDDDGQSLDDGAYLRKLVYEGARERYGDINDELRERIEYELDVIISKGFASYFLIVWDVVNYAREHGIPVGARGSGCSAVVAHCLYISAPDPIRYELYFERFMDPDRDEMPDIDLDICQNGRARIIDYVRNKYGHVAQIITFNTLKAKAVIKDVARVLGLNFNEANEITALVPVELKMTLDKALSQEPELRKRYESDERVRRIIDIGRKLEGVARNAGVHAAGVVVADQPLDNFLPLYRQAGHEALITQFDGPSVERVGLLKMDFLGLRTLTTLERARQLAERSSGKNIDLTHVDLTDQRVYELIARGDTRGIFQFESGGMREVIMRMKPNRIEDLIAANALYRPGPMEYIPDYIARKHGAAWNTPHPIMTEVLTETYGIMVYQEQVSRVVNRLGGIELKAAFRLAKAISKKKTDMIEAMREPFLEGCVANGVRREVANQVFDDILKFGGYAFNKAHSTGYALVAYQTAWMKTYFPVEFMAALITFEMGSTEKVAEYCGECREIGITVEPPNVNRSEYEFVVSVERESEAGANGNPGKSRRSIQFGLGAIKGVGAKAVGAIVDERERGGAFRSLFDFCERVDLSAVNRGAVEALICAGAFDETGAMRKALMDALERAIAGGQRAQRDRRSGQLGLFGFGESSPAVAVEPALSAAEWNEAEMLAHEKEVLGFYITKHPLASHELLLRACTTASTTDLVRFQDGMEVTLGGMVTAFRTVTTRGGRNAGRQMGIVSLEDLAGKVEGIIFSSDMAEQRAALVPDALVFVTGQVDRRREEPSIRISKVISQDEAMETFGRALILTLAAGHDLDALVGLLRESRGEAAVYLNCQTEDDLVAQLECHASLRVRCHTELLSRLMQILGRDAVTVLGPTRRPIPLPLETVFA, translated from the coding sequence ATGACACCGCCCCGCTTCGTCCATCTTCACCTGCACACGCACTACAGCCTGCTCGACGGGGCTACGCGCATCGAGGCGCTCATGGATCGGGCCAAGAGCCTGGACATGCCGGCCGTGGCCATGACCGACCACGGCAACCTCTTCGGCGCCGTCGAATTCTACACCGCGGCCCACAAGGCGGGCATCAAACCGATTCTCGGCTGCGAGGCCTACCTGACCGATCGTGATCGGCGCATGAAGGAAGCCCGCGAAGGAAAGGAAGCCTTCCACCTGCTGCTTCTGGCCACGAACAACGAGGGCTACCGGAACCTCCTGAAGCTCTCCAGCATCGGCTATACCGAGGGGTTTTATCGCAAACCACGCATCGACAAGGCCGTGCTCCGCGAGTTCTCCGCCGGACTGCTGTGTACGAGCACCTGCATCGGCGGCGAGGTTCCGCAAGCCTTCCTTACACGAGACGGGCGCGTCGCCGAGGACCTGGCGAAGTCCTATCTGGAAATCTTCGGTCCGGACCGCTTCTTCATCGAACTTCAGGACCACGGGATGAGCGAGCAGAAGACGCTCAATCCCGAGTTGGTCGATCTCGCCAAACGGCTCGGCGTCGGACTGATCGCCACGAATGACGTGCACTACCTCGACCACGGCGACGTCGAAGCCCACGACGTGCTCTGCTGCATCAATACTGGCAAGCTCGTTTCCGATGAGGAGCGTTTCAGGTTTCCCACCGATCAGTTCTATTTCAAGACCGCCGAGGAGATGGCGTCGCTGTTCCCCGATCGACCCGAAGCGCTGGCCAACACCCTGCGTGTGGCGGACATGTGCAACGTCGAGCTCGACCTCAAGAGCCGGCACGCGCCGGTGTTCCGCGTTCCGGACGACATCCGCGACGACGACGGCCAGTCCCTCGATGACGGCGCCTACCTGCGGAAGCTCGTCTACGAGGGAGCGCGGGAGCGCTACGGCGACATCAACGACGAACTACGCGAGCGTATCGAGTACGAGTTGGATGTCATTATCAGCAAAGGCTTCGCGAGCTACTTCCTAATCGTGTGGGACGTCGTGAACTACGCCCGCGAGCACGGCATCCCCGTCGGCGCCCGCGGCAGCGGATGCAGCGCCGTCGTGGCCCATTGCCTGTACATCAGCGCCCCCGATCCCATCCGCTACGAGTTGTACTTCGAACGCTTCATGGATCCCGACCGCGACGAGATGCCGGACATCGATCTGGACATCTGCCAGAACGGCCGGGCGCGAATCATCGATTACGTTCGCAACAAGTACGGCCACGTCGCCCAGATCATCACCTTCAACACACTCAAGGCCAAGGCGGTGATCAAGGACGTCGCTCGCGTGCTCGGCCTGAATTTCAATGAGGCCAACGAGATTACGGCGCTCGTGCCCGTCGAACTGAAGATGACGCTGGACAAGGCCCTGTCGCAGGAGCCCGAGCTGCGCAAGCGCTACGAGAGCGACGAGCGGGTGCGGCGGATCATTGATATTGGCCGCAAGCTCGAAGGCGTCGCCCGCAACGCCGGCGTTCACGCTGCGGGTGTGGTCGTCGCCGATCAACCGCTGGACAACTTCCTGCCGCTCTACCGCCAAGCAGGGCATGAGGCCCTGATCACGCAGTTTGACGGCCCGTCCGTCGAGCGCGTGGGCCTGCTTAAAATGGACTTTCTGGGCTTGCGCACGCTCACGACGCTCGAGCGCGCTCGCCAACTCGCCGAGCGCAGCAGCGGGAAGAACATCGATCTGACCCACGTTGATCTGACTGACCAGAGGGTCTATGAGCTCATCGCCCGGGGAGACACGCGAGGCATCTTCCAGTTCGAATCGGGAGGCATGCGCGAAGTGATCATGCGCATGAAGCCCAACCGCATCGAGGATCTCATTGCTGCAAACGCCCTGTACCGCCCCGGGCCGATGGAGTACATCCCAGATTACATCGCCCGCAAACACGGCGCCGCCTGGAACACGCCCCACCCCATCATGACTGAGGTGCTCACCGAAACTTACGGCATCATGGTGTACCAGGAGCAGGTTTCCCGCGTCGTGAATCGCCTGGGTGGGATCGAACTCAAGGCCGCCTTTCGACTTGCCAAAGCCATCAGCAAGAAAAAGACGGACATGATCGAGGCTATGCGCGAGCCCTTCCTCGAAGGATGCGTGGCCAATGGCGTTCGACGCGAGGTCGCCAACCAGGTCTTTGACGATATCCTCAAGTTCGGCGGGTATGCATTCAATAAGGCCCACTCCACCGGCTATGCCCTTGTCGCCTATCAAACCGCGTGGATGAAAACGTACTTTCCGGTCGAGTTCATGGCCGCGTTGATCACGTTTGAAATGGGCAGCACCGAGAAGGTCGCGGAATACTGCGGAGAGTGCCGCGAGATTGGCATCACGGTCGAGCCACCGAATGTGAACCGCTCGGAATACGAATTCGTCGTCAGCGTTGAAAGGGAATCGGAAGCTGGGGCAAATGGCAACCCAGGAAAATCCCGGCGGTCGATTCAATTCGGCTTGGGCGCGATCAAGGGTGTTGGAGCAAAGGCCGTCGGCGCCATCGTCGACGAACGCGAGCGTGGCGGCGCTTTTCGATCACTCTTTGATTTCTGCGAGCGCGTCGACCTGTCTGCGGTGAATCGCGGGGCCGTCGAGGCGCTGATCTGCGCCGGCGCCTTTGACGAAACCGGAGCCATGCGCAAGGCGCTCATGGACGCGCTGGAACGGGCCATCGCCGGCGGACAGCGTGCTCAGCGCGACCGTCGCAGCGGCCAGCTCGGGCTCTTCGGATTTGGCGAATCCTCCCCGGCCGTCGCCGTGGAGCCCGCCCTGTCCGCCGCGGAGTGGAACGAAGCCGAAATGCTCGCACACGAAAAGGAAGTCCTCGGCTTCTACATCACCAAGCATCCCCTCGCCAGCCACGAGCTACTCCTGCGGGCTTGCACGACGGCATCCACGACCGACCTTGTCCGATTTCAGGACGGAATGGAAGTAACCCTGGGAGGTATGGTTACGGCCTTTCGGACCGTGACGACGCGTGGAGGCCGCAACGCAGGGCGGCAGATGGGCATCGTCAGCCTGGAAGATCTGGCCGGCAAAGTGGAAGGCATAATCTTCTCCTCTGACATGGCCGAGCAACGAGCGGCGCTTGTGCCCGATGCGCTCGTTTTCGTCACAGGCCAGGTCGATCGTCGCCGCGAAGAGCCCTCGATTCGCATTTCCAAGGTCATCAGTCAGGACGAAGCGATGGAGACTTTCGGGCGTGCTCTGATTCTGACGTTAGCCGCAGGGCACGACCTGGACGCGCTGGTTGGCCTGCTTCGCGAAAGCCGGGGTGAAGCAGCAGTTTATCTCAATTGCCAAACTGAAGACGATCTGGTCGCGCAGCTCGAATGCCACGCCTCACTCAGAGTCCGCTGCCACACCGAGCTTCTCAGCCGGCTGATGCAGATACTCGGACGGGATGCGGTGACGGTCCTCGGACCGACCCGTCGACCAATTCCACTCCCGCTCGAGACGGTTTTCGCCTAA